One Rouxiella sp. S1S-2 genomic window, AGCTCTGCAGGAAGAGTTGACCTCGTAATTTATAAAATCACGTCCCTCACAGTGAAAGCGGGGGACGTCGATATTCTGCCTTTCCCCCGCTTTAATCCTGCCCAAAATGGGTAACGGGACTATTTCTTAATACTTTCCTGATAGACCGACATATGGCTGTAGGCGGCATTGACTCGCGGCGTAGTTAATCCCGCTTTTAACGCGATCTCGACCAGATCGCCGAGGATCTGATCGGCTTCAACCGGCAGACCCTGGATCATATCGCGATACATCGAAGACGTTTGTTCGGACTCTTTTTTGGTCAATTCTTTCAGCGTATGGGCCGTGGTGTGGGCTCTTTCCTGATAACCTCCGGCGACCACGATGGAGAGAACCTCCTTAACGAAACCGGTGGCAAACTCCTCGCCGCCCGCTGCTCTTGCCACCTGACCAATATTGCCGCGCATCAGGCAGGTAATTCCACCAAGGCTCGATAAAAACAGCCATTTTTCCCACATTTCGCTGACGATCGCCTCGGAAAGACGTGCACTAAAGCCGGCGTTTTGCAATACGTCGTCGAGTTTGGCGACTCTTTCGCTACGTTGGCCGTCAACCTCACCATAGACAAGATCATGCATCGGTGTCATCTGATGAACCTGTCCCTGCTTATCAAGCGTGGCGTTGATACGGCACAGTCCTCCCAGTGCCCTATGCTTTCCAAAACGTTTTTGAATAATTTCCAAATGACGCATGCCGTTCAATACGGGCAAAATCATCGTCTGCTCGCCGACGGCGGGTGCAAACTCTTCTAACACGGCTTCGAGTGAGAAGCCTTTCACCGTCAAAATAATGACGTCGAAGGTCTCTTTCAACTCTGAGGCCAGCAACAGCTTGGGTTTTAAGGAAAAGTTGCCGTCTGGAGTCTGGATGTGCAGGCCGGACTTTTTCAGCGATTCTGCACGCTTTTCACGCACCAAAAAAGTGACGTCTCTGCCTGCCTGTACAAGGCGCCCGCCATAATATCCACCGGTTGCTCCGGCGCCGACTACCAGAATGCGCATGCTGTTTCCTTTTAAGTTATTAAAACCGTCAATGAAGCGCTGATTAAAAAATGTCGATTTATCAACATAGGTCGGCAAGCCCCGGCGCGTCAACATCAGAAGCGTAACCACTGCTTACGCACTAATTTGTATTTTGTATTATTGTGTGAGTGCAGTCACCTTTTTATCATATTGACTGATTGTATGATTGAAGCATGTTTTTTAACCATCACCAAATGGCAACGGGGAAATAGCATGTCGTCCGAGAGCGAGCAGTATCGAATTTATGCCATCAAATATGCGCACCACGATCGCATGTCGAGCGAGAACTTTATCGGCGGCGATCCTCATGATGTGCCGATGCCGCTGGATTACTTCGTGTGGGCCATTGTCGGCACCTCAGAAACGTACGTCGTCGATATGGGCTTTGACGCCGAAATGGCCAACAGGCGCGGACGCACTATCGTGCACAGCGTCGAGCAGGGATTGGGGCAGTTAGGCATCCGCGTTGCCGATGTTAAGCAGGTGGTGATCACTCACATGCACTACGACCATGCAGGGAATCACAGCCTGTTTCCACAGGCGCGATTTCACGTGCAGGACAGCGAAATGGCGTTTTGCACCGGTCGCTGTATGTGCCATCACGGCATCCGCCACGCCTTTGAAGTCGAGGACGTGAAATCAATGGTCGAAAAAATATTTGCAGGCCGCGTGCAGTTCCACGACGGCGATTCGGAGCTGGCACCAGGGATTACTTTACATCGAGTTGGAGGCCACTCAGATGGCCTGCAGGTGGTACGCGTTAACACCGCGCGTGGCTGGGTGGTGTTGGCCTCCGACGCCTCACACTACTACGCCAATATGCAGCGCAACCTGGCTTATCCTATTGTTTATAACATCGGTGACATGCTTGAAGGCTATGCCACGCTGCGCCGTCTCGCTGATTCCGATGACCATATCATTCCCGGCCACGACCCGCTGGTGCTGCAATACTATCCCGCTTTCAACGCCGACACTCAGGGTTGGATTGCGCGGGTAGACGCTGACCCGCGTCGGCCTGATTAACTTTCCTTCTGCGCATCACGCGCAGAATAACGTCGAATGGAGTAAATGATGATTGTAGAAATGCGTATCTATCACTGTGCCGCAGGTCGCTTACCGGCGTTACAGGAGCGTTTTAGAAACACCACGCTGGCATTTTTCGATAAGTACGACATCAAACAGATTGGCTTCTGGACCACCGTTATTGGCCCTAGTAATCACGCACTGACTTATCTGCTGCAGTGGGAGAGTCTGGCTGAACGCGAAGAGAAATGGAACGCCTTTCAGGCCGACCAAGAATGGCAGGCCAAGCGCAGCGCCAGTGAGGCACAGCAACCGATTGTGGAACGTATTGAGAACCACTTTTTAGCGCCTACAGACTTTTCAGCCCTTCGTTAACTTTTTACCGAAAGACGTTTTCATCCAAAAGGCCCAATGAAATGACTTCGCTTAACAAGATTGGTTTTATAGGTTTAGGAATGATGGGCACGCCGATGGTGAAATGCCTGGCCTCGGCGGGCTATACGCTATTTATTGCCGATGCAGACGCAAAGCGCGTCACTGCACTGTGCGAGTCTTTACCGGCAACGGCGCTAAGCAGTGCGAATATCGGCGAGCTGGATGTATTGATCACCATGCTGCCAAACTCGGCGATTGTTGAAAGCGTGCTGCTCGACCCCGAGGGGGGATGGGCATCAGCTTTGGCGCAGGGGGCGGTGGTGATTGATATGAGCTCCTCCGAGCCTGAACGTTCGCGCCAACTGGGCGCTACGCTGACACAATTGGAACTGCGCTATCTCGATGCCCCGGTCTCTGGCGGCGTAAAAAAAGCCAACACCGGTGAGCTTTCTATTTTAGTCGGCGGTGATGCCGCGGTGCTTGAGGCTTGTCGCCCGCTGCTGCAGGCGATGGGCAAAAGCATTCTGCACATTGGCACAGCGGGATCGGGCCATGCGGCCAAGGCGCTGAATAACTATGTCTCGGCCGCCGGTCTGATTGCTACCATCGAAGCTTTACACATTGCACAGCGCTTCGGCATTGAGCCTGCGGTAATGACCGACGTGCTCAATGCCTCCACCGGGCGCAGCAATACGTCGGAAAATAAAGTCAAACCTTTCATGCTAAGCGGTTCATTTGGCTCTGGTTTTGCCCTGCAGTTAATGAACAAAGACTTGAAGATTGCCCGCGCGCTTTCTATGTCGGTGGGCTATCCGATGAAACTTGGTGTGGCCTGCACCGATCTCTGGGACAGTGTTTCGCAGCAGGCAACACCGGCAACCGATCACACTGAAATGTATCGTTTTCTTGCTGATGAAGAGGGGAGGTAATCATGACTCACGCCTCGCAGTTTTATATTGATGGTCAATGGGTTAGTCCCATTACGCCCGCCTGGTTTGACCTGACGGATCCTTCAACCGAGCGCCAATTTGAGCGGCTTGCGATGGGCGACGCCGCCGACGTTGACCTGGCGGTGGCTGCGGCACGGCGCGCATTGCCGTCGTTTTCAGCGACTACCGCGGCCGAGCGGCTGGCTCTACTGCAGCGCATTGTCGCGGTTTATGAGCGCCGCTATGAGGAGTTTGCCGAAACGATGCGTCTTGAAATGGGTTCACCGATTACCTTTTCAAGACAGGGGCAGGCGGCGCGCGGACCTGCGCATTTGAAGGCAATGATTGAGGTGCTAAAAACCTTTCAGTTTGAGCAACAGCAGGGCACGACAAGACTGCGTCTGGAGCCGGTGGGCGTCTGCGGATTAATCACTCCGTGGAACTGGCCGGTGAACCAAATCGTGGTGAAAATTGCGCCTGCACTGGCGGCGGGCTGCACGATGGTGTTGAAACCTAGCGAATATTCACCGCTGACGGCGCTGCTGTTTGCCGAAGTGCTGGAAGAAGCCGGTGTGCCTGTGGGGGTGTTTAATCTGGTCAACGGTGATGGCCCGCGCGTGGGTGCCGCCCTTGCCGCGCATCCCGACATTGATATGGTGTCGTTTACCGGCTCAACGCGTGCAGGCATTGAAGTGGCGAAAACGGCCGCTGAAACGGTGAAACGCGTCGCGCAGGAACTGGGCGGTAAATCCGCCAATATTCTGCTCGACGACGTTAATTTACCGGACGCCGTGACCCGCGCCGTTGCGGCGTGTTTCACCAACTCCGGCCAATCTTGTTCGATTCCTACGCGCCTGCTGGTGCCGCGCGGCCTGTTACAGGATGCCGTGCAAATCGCCAAGCGGGCGGCGCTTACCTACCGTTTGGGGCCGACAGACGACCCGGCAACGCAGCTCGGGCCTCTGGTTAACCGCAACCAGTTTGAGCGGGTGCAAAAGCTGATTCAGCAGGGCATTGATGAAGGCGCTGAACTGGTGACCGGCGGCGTTGGCCGACCTGAGGGATTCACTCACGGCTATTACGTCAAGCCAACGGTGTTCAGCGCGGTAACGCCTGAAATGACGCTCGCTCAGGAAGAGATTTTTGGCCCGGTTCTATCGATTATCGCCTATGACTCCGAGCCGGAGGCTATCGCGATTGCTAACGGCACTCAATATGGTCTGGCCGCCTATGTTCAGTCTGCCTCGCAGGCGCGAGCCCAAGGTGTGGCACGTCAGCTTCGCGCCGGCAATGTGCATGTGAACTATCCTCCCGCCGATTTTCATGCGCCCTTTGGCGGTTATAAACGTTCGGGCAACGGACGCGAGTGGGGAGAGGCCGGGCTGCGTGAATACCTGGAAATTAAATCGATGGTCGGCTTTGGTCTACCGGAAGCCTGATGCGGGAGGGCAAAAAAATTTGCCTAAATTCACTGTCATACAATCATACATAAATATGTATCACGTGCGGCTAAAAGGAAACAATGATGGAAAATAATTCGAGCTTTGAGAAAGGTTTTGCCAACCGAAAAGAGGTGTTGGGCGCGGCTCACGTCGAGAAGTCGTGGTCCAACGCCGATGAGTTTAATCGCCCGATGCAAAAGCTGGTGACCGAGTACTGTTGGGGCGACATTTGGGGCGATCCTACGCTGTCGTTTAAAACCCGCAGCATGCTCAATATTGCCATGCTCACTGCGATGAGCCAGCACCATGAGCTGTCGGTACACGTCAGAGGAGCATTAAACAACGGCGTCAGCAAAGAGGAGATCCGCGCAGTGCTGATGCAGGCGGGTGTTTACTGCGGTGCGCCGCTGGCCTTGGCAGCATTTCGCGTGGCAAGTGAGGCTATCAAAGCCTGGGAGGAGGAGAAAGCCAAAGCGTGATGTTTCGGGCATAAGCACTTTATTTAGCCAACACCGGCAGTCAGCTGAGGGGGCATAAGTCTCGTCAGCAAACGTCTTACCTGCATTGCCTGCCCGTCTGGCTCACGCCCGACGGTTCCCTACACACGCATCCATAAGAGATGCGGCAATAAAGAGACTGGAGACTGAAATGGAAACTCTGACCGCACAAGTCGGCGCCCATCGCGCCGAAAGCGAGCAATCCATTGATGTAAAAAGGAAGAGTGCGATTAAAGGCGCTTTCTTTTCTGAATACATCGATATGTTTGATATTTACCTGCCGGTGGTCGCTCTCTCGCCGGTGCTGTTTTACTTCCAGCCGCCCAATCTATCAAGCGGTACTGAGACCATTCTCGCCTCGCTGGTGTTTATCACCACACTGCTCGGAAGACCGCTGGGTGCGCTGCTATTTGGCATCATGGCTGACAGCATCGGGCGGCGCAAAGCGTCTATTTATTCGGTCTCCGGCTTTGGGGTGGTGACGCTGCTGATAGCCTGCTTGCCGGGCTATCAGACCCTCGGAATTGGTGCTTACGTGTTGCTGGTGCTACTGCGCTTTATCGACGGGATTTTTCTCGGCGGGGGCTACACCGGTGCGATGCCGCTGGCGATTGAATACTCGAAAAAACATCAGCGGGGATTCGTCGGTGGCTTGATTATCAGCGGATTCCCGGCCGCCTACGTCAGCATCAATCTGGTCACTATGCTGGTGTTCTTCCTGTTTCCACTTAATGGGCTGAATTCACCCTATGTGCAATGGGGCTGGCGTATACCCTTTATCATCGGCGGCGTACTGGCGGCCTTTTTAGCGCTTTATTATATATTTAAGGTCAAGGAATCGGAAATTTGGGAAAGCGAAACCGGCGGTGAAAAGCGCGAAAAACTGGCGTTAACCGATCTGCTGCGTGGCAAAAGTGGGCGTAACCTGCTGCAGGTATTGCTGATGATGAGTGGTTTCTGGCTGACGCAAAATATTATCACCATCTATCTGCCGACCGGCCTGCTGGTGCATACCCTGCACCTCAGCGGTTTTGAGATGACCTCGACACTGCTTATCACCTACTGCGTACTGTTTTTCAGCTACATCGGCTCAGGCATGCTGGGCCAGAAAATTGGCCGCCGACGCTTTTTCCTGATTGCCGGTCCGCTGATTGCCGTGCTGGGGTCGGCGCTGCTCTATGTGCTGACCACCGTTCCCGGCCTGTCGCTGGGCACCATTATGCTGCTGGTGGGCGTATTGGCCGTGCTGGTGACCTCACCGTGGGGCGTGATCGTGACTTACATCAACGAGCGTTTCGTTACTGATGTGCGCGCCACCGGCTTTGGCATGGGCTTTAGCCTGTCGGTCATTATTCCCTCTTTCTATGCGTTTTATATGGATTGGCTCAGCGCGCTGATGCCGCTGGCACTGACTTCGGTGGTGCTGCTGGCGCTGGGCGCGGTGATAGGTACCCTCGGTGCCTATATGGGACCAGAAACCAAAGACGTCGATTTTTAAACTATTTATGGAGAGTCCCTGATGAATACCGAGCGTATTGGATTTATAGGTTTGGGAAATATGGGCGGGCGCATGACGCGTTGCCTGGTTGATGCCGGAATAAACGTGCTGGGTTTTGACCCCGTGGCAGAACGCGCCGCCGCCGCGGGTGCCAGCGCTGCCGCGTCGTTGGCCGATGTGATGGGTTATGCCGACGTTGTCATGCTCTCGCTGCCCGACAGCAAGGTGGTGGAGTCGGTGGTTGAGAGCGAAAATGGCATTCTGGCGCACTGCCATCGCGGGCAAACGGTGATTGATCTCAGCACCGCCGCTGCCAGCTCGACCGTTCGCCTGCACGGCCTGTTTGCCGCCAAAGGCGTCTTCTACATCGACGCCGGTATTTCGGGCGGTGCCGCCGCGGCTGAAAAAGGGGCCTTAACGTTGATGGTGGGCGGTGACGCGCAGGCGATAGACGCCATAGAGTGGGCTTTCAAGCCGATTGCTGCCAAGGTCATTGCAATGGGCGGCAGCGGCAGCGGGCACACCACCAAGCTGCTGAACAATTTCCTCAACGCCGTGAGCCTCGCCGCCACCGCCGAAGTGATGGTGGCTGGGAAAAAAGCCGGGCTGGACCTGCACCGCCTGCTCGACGTACTTAACAGCAGCAGCGGGGTCAACTTCGCCACTCTGAATCGTTTCCCCAAAATTGTTGACGGCGATTACCTCGAAGGCGGCCTGACGGGCAAGCTGATGACCAAAGACGTGGCGCTTTACGTCGACCGCGTGCGCGAGCTGGGCGTGGTGTCGCTCAATGCGTCGGGTCCACTGGCGAGCTTTGGCCTGGCCACCTCGCTCGGCTACGGCGATGTCATCAGCAATCGGGTGGTTGACGCGATTGGCGACGTGTCCGGCGGTGTTCGCCTGCATGATAAATCAAACTAAATGGGAGAAGGGCAATGAAAGTATTTCGTGGCAGGGCTGAAGGGGTGATTTCAGAGCAGCGCAGCAGCACCTTTAGCGGAGAAGTCTGGGGCGATCCGGTGATGCCAACCACCGATGACGTGACCATCAATAGCGTATTTTTCGCCCCCGGCGGGCGCACTTACTGGCATACCCATCAGCAGGGACAAATCCTGCAGGTGGTGTCGGGCAGCGGTTGGGTCTGCGTCGACGGTGAGCCACCCCAAGCCATACGCCAGGGCGACACGGTATGGATACCGGCGGACGAGCGTCACTGGCACGGAGCCGGTAAAGACAGTTTTATGCTGCATACCGCGACATCGCTTGGCAAGACTGTGTGGCAGGAAGAAGTCGCGGAGGAGGTGTATCAGCGGGCAATAAAAGGAGGGAATGCGTCATGAATCTTACTCAACAGCAGCAACAGGTTAAGGCGGCATTTATTCAGCAACATCAAACCTGGGACGCACAGTGGGAAAGCCTGCTACGTCAAGATGCTGACTTTGTCGCCGGGTATCTTAAATTTTCTGCGGTACCGTGGAAGAAAAATTATCTTGAAAACAAGGTGAAAGCGTTTGTGGCGCTGAGTGCCAGCGTGGCCTCGACGCACATTTATCTGCCCGGTATTGCGCAGCATTTACGCGCTGCGGTGGCGTTTGGTGCCACACAGCAGGAGCTGACTGAGGTGCTGGAGTTGACCAGCACGCTCGGCATTCACGCCGCGAATATCGGCGTGCCGCTGCTGCTTGAGGTGCTGGAAGAAGAAGGGCTGCGTCACGGACCCGAGCCGCTTGATGCCCGGCGGGAAACGCTGAAACAGGCATTTGTCGACAATCGTGGCTATTGGCATGCCTCTTGGGACGGGCTGCTGGAGCTGGACCCCGAACTGTTTGAAGCCTATATAGAATTCTCATCGGTACCTTGGCGTACCGGCGTGTTGGCACCCAAGATAAAAGAGCTGATTTACTGCGCTTTCGACGCCTCGGCGACCCATCTTTATCAGCAGGGGCTTAAGCTACACATGCGCAACGCCATTAATTATGGTGCCACTAAAGAGGAAATAATGGAGGTGCTGGAGATTGTCAGCGTGATTGGTATTCACGGCGCGGCGGTGGCGGCTCCCTTGGTTGAACAGGCGCTGGCGCAGGCGCAGGCTGCGCTCTTTACGCCAGCGGCCCATTCCCAGGCGTCGTGAGGGTTAAAAGATAGGCATCGCTTTTCACCAGACAGGCCGCTATGATGAGGGTAACTTAAATTTGTCGGACAGGAATACAATCATGTCTTCAGATATCGGCCTGGTGCGGCCTGAAACGCTGCGTTTTCAGGTAGAAAATGCGTTACGACAAGCGATCATTAACGGCCGATTTGTCCCCGGAGAGAGGTTGATTGAGCGCGAACTTTGCGAAACGCTGGGTGTGAGCCGCACGTCAATCCGTGAAGCTTTGCGCAAGCTCGAAGCCGAAAAGCTGGTGGATATTGTTCCGCATAAAGGTCCGATCGTTGCCACCATTTCGGTGAAAGAGGCGACGGACCTCTATGCGCTGCGCGGCCTGCTGGAAGGCTTTGTCGCACGCGAGTTTTCGCAGTGCGCCAGCGATGCCGATATAGCTAAGTTTGGCGCTGCCGCCCAGGCGCTGCGTAAAGCTGGACTGGCGCAGGATCAGGCCAGTGTGTTGCAGGCCAAAAATGCGCTTTACGGCATCATGCTTGAGCGCTGCGGCAACGAGCTGGTCAAAGAAGCGCTGACCAGCCTGCATTCGCGGGTCAATTTGCTGCGGGCCACCTCGCTGATGCACCCCGACCGCCTGCCTCATAGCCTGCAAGAGATTGACTCTTTGTATCAGGCAATCAAGGCGCGCGACGGTGACGGCGCAGAAAAGGCCGCGCGATTGCATGTGGCCAATGCGCAGACCGTTGCGCTGCAAATGCTCAGTAAGGCCGAGTCCTAGGCTCGGCGTTTACTGAGTAAGCGACAAAACAGTGCGGCGACCAGCAGTGAGGGCACCGTTGCGCCAAGATTTGGGTAAAATTGTGCAATCAAATGATAGGTCACGATGCCGATAACCCAGGCGCTCAGCGCTCGCCAGTTCATATTGCTTTCAGCGGGCTGGCGATGGCGCAGAATGAAATAGTGCATTAGCACTACCCCAAACAACGGAGCGAAAACCGATCCTATCAGCAGCAGGAAGTTCTCGTATCTGTCGAGCGGAATACCCCAGGCAATCAGTGTACAAATCAGGCCCACTCCCCAACTGAGCTTGCCGATGCTGATACTTTTAGGAAGCAGCGTAGCACCAGAAAGCGCCGCCGAGTGAATGTCGGCAAACGTATTTTCGTGTTCATCAACCAAAATAAGCAGCAGCGGAATACCCAGCGCCACGCCGGAGAGTGCCAGCAATAATGCATTACTGTCTGCCGAGCTGACAAATGCCAGCGTGTAGGCGGCACCCAGCGCCATCATCCACAGGCTGCCGAGGAAAAACCCGCAGGCGGTGCCCAGGAAGTTCTGCCGTGAGGATTTGCCAAAGCGCGTGTAGTCAGACACCAGCGGCAACCAGGACAGCGCCATTGACACCACAATGTCGCAGGCCAGCGCAAACGGCATGCTGCCGTCCCCGGCCTTGTGCCACAGCGTACTCAGCGACGCGTGCTGGAACAAATTCACGGTCAACCAGATACAACTGCCTATCAGCAACCAAATCCCCCAGCGACGCAGCACCACGCGGATAAACGCCAGCGGCCCGCACACCGCCAGCAGCGTAGCGACAAAACCAAAAATCAGGGTCCACAGCGTAGGATTAGCCCAGAAGCTTTGTGCGCCCCAGGCCTGCTTGGCCAATAGACTGGCGGCGTCGCGCATGACCACAATCTCAAAGGCACCCCAGCCGATTAGCTGCAAGATATTAAACAGCGCGGGCAGGGCGATGCCTTTTTTTCCCAGACTTAGCGTGAGTGAGGACATCGACGACAGGCCCGTTTGTCCGCCAATCACCCCAACCAGAGCGAGCAGTATTACGCCAACCAGCGTGCCGGTAAAAATCGCCAACAGTGATCCTGCCATCCCCAGTCCGGGAGCCAAAATGGCACCGGCCTGCAGTACCATCAGCCCCATTCCCAGAGAGAACCAGAGTGAAAATAAGTCACGCCAGCCCAGCACGCGGGTTTCGGCAGATACGGGCCGGGCTGGCGTGTAAATACTATTGTTTTTCATGTGGTTAATGCCATTATCATGCAGAGCGCATTTTATAGCACACTCTTTGTGCCAGAGTGATGACAAGCGCACTTTTTGGTCAGCTACTCTTTTTTTGCGGGCTGCGGGCCAAGTCCACCAAGCAACAGCGCCACGACGTGTTTGGCTAAATGTGTCGTATCTGGCCGCTTACCTGACGCCCCCTTGGACACGCGCGACGAGGCAATCGGGAAAAAAGTCAGTCCAAACAGTGTGAAGATAATTAAATCAGGGTTTAAATCGGCGTTAAGTTTTCCCTCCTCCTGCCAGCGGGCAAGGCAGCGCAGCGATTCGTTACGCCGGTTGTCACCGTAGCGCTGGTCCATGCGCTGCTTAAGCAGGCCGCTTTCGCTCATAATTTCCCGCACCCACAGGGGGGCAAACCAGGCGTGTTCGACCGAGATGGCAATAAACTGCTCGGCCAGTTGGGTAATTGCCGCAACCGGATCGTGGGAAGAGTCCTGAAACAGGTTGCTGAAGGAGGCGCGTATTGGCATAAAACGCTCCTCAATCAGTACGTCGAGCAGTTGCTCGCGGGTATTAAAATAGTAATGAAGCATCGCAGGAGTGACACCGGCTTCGCGGGCAATCGCGGTCAGCGGTGTATCGGCAATTCCCTTGCGAGCAAACATCTCCAGCGCAGTTTCCAGCAGCAGTGCGCGGCGTTCCGCACCTTTTGCTACACCTCTAGGTCGCCCTGGTCGACGGGGTAAAGTCGCTGATTTTTCAGACAATGGGTCCTGTTGCTGCAAGATTTTTTCAGATTCTTTACTGTTCATGATGTCATCGTACCCATTGACCGGAAGGGAAGTAAACTCATATATTAATTACCTAGTTAATTAATATCAAGGCAAGTTAGCCTCTATGGCCACCCAAAATCAACTCAACGCTGAAAGTGTAGAGCAGGTTACTCACGCTGCGCCGTCCATTCGCTTACTGTTTTCGGCACTGCTGCTGGTAATGCTGCTGGCCGCACTTGACCAAACCATTGTCTCTACCGCGCTGCCCACGATAGTCGGTGAGCTGGGCGGACTGGAAAAACTCTCGTGGGTGGTCACTGCCTACATGCTTTCTTCCACCATTGTGGTACCACTTTATGGCAAGTTTGGCGATTTGTTTGGCCGTAAAAGGGTGCTGCAGATCGCCATCGTGCTGTTTCTGCTCGGCTCTGCACTTTGTGGACTGGCGCAAAATATGACCGAGCTTATCCTGATGCGCGCGCTGCAGGGTCTGGGCGGCGGCGGGTTGATGGTTATCAGCATGGCGGCGGTGGCCGACGTCATTCCGCCTGCCGATCGCGGTCGCTATCAGGGACTCTTCGGCGGCGTGTTCGGCCTGGCAACCGTAGTGGGGCCGCTGATTGGCGGTTTTCTGGTGCAGCATTTTTCCTGGCGCTGGATATTTTATATTAACCTGCCGCTTGGCCTGTTTGCGCTGGGGGTTATTGGCGCGGTATTCCAGCCGCACGTGGCTAAAATCAGACGTGAAATCGACTATCTCGGCGCTATTTATCTGGCTGCCGCGCTGACCTGTATCATTTTGTTTACCAGTGAAGGCGGCACGGTGATGGCCTGGGATTCGGG contains:
- the cytX gene encoding putative hydroxymethylpyrimidine transporter CytX; this encodes MKNNSIYTPARPVSAETRVLGWRDLFSLWFSLGMGLMVLQAGAILAPGLGMAGSLLAIFTGTLVGVILLALVGVIGGQTGLSSMSSLTLSLGKKGIALPALFNILQLIGWGAFEIVVMRDAASLLAKQAWGAQSFWANPTLWTLIFGFVATLLAVCGPLAFIRVVLRRWGIWLLIGSCIWLTVNLFQHASLSTLWHKAGDGSMPFALACDIVVSMALSWLPLVSDYTRFGKSSRQNFLGTACGFFLGSLWMMALGAAYTLAFVSSADSNALLLALSGVALGIPLLLILVDEHENTFADIHSAALSGATLLPKSISIGKLSWGVGLICTLIAWGIPLDRYENFLLLIGSVFAPLFGVVLMHYFILRHRQPAESNMNWRALSAWVIGIVTYHLIAQFYPNLGATVPSLLVAALFCRLLSKRRA
- a CDS encoding GntR family transcriptional regulator; amino-acid sequence: MSSDIGLVRPETLRFQVENALRQAIINGRFVPGERLIERELCETLGVSRTSIREALRKLEAEKLVDIVPHKGPIVATISVKEATDLYALRGLLEGFVAREFSQCASDADIAKFGAAAQALRKAGLAQDQASVLQAKNALYGIMLERCGNELVKEALTSLHSRVNLLRATSLMHPDRLPHSLQEIDSLYQAIKARDGDGAEKAARLHVANAQTVALQMLSKAES
- a CDS encoding TetR/AcrR family transcriptional regulator, whose protein sequence is MNSKESEKILQQQDPLSEKSATLPRRPGRPRGVAKGAERRALLLETALEMFARKGIADTPLTAIAREAGVTPAMLHYYFNTREQLLDVLIEERFMPIRASFSNLFQDSSHDPVAAITQLAEQFIAISVEHAWFAPLWVREIMSESGLLKQRMDQRYGDNRRNESLRCLARWQEEGKLNADLNPDLIIFTLFGLTFFPIASSRVSKGASGKRPDTTHLAKHVVALLLGGLGPQPAKKE